In one window of Timaviella obliquedivisa GSE-PSE-MK23-08B DNA:
- a CDS encoding putative toxin-antitoxin system toxin component, PIN family: MLWGGVPDQILQLVEQVEIEAIGSEEILDELQKTLQRPKLQKRLKQLEIAADSVMLIVQQVMTVVRIEILKVSGLRDPKDAIIVASAVSGHADLIATGDQDLLVLRKFSRIQILSPKDFLAEK, from the coding sequence CTGCTGTGGGGTGGAGTCCCTGACCAAATTCTTCAACTCGTGGAACAGGTTGAGATCGAAGCGATCGGCTCAGAGGAAATTCTAGATGAATTGCAAAAAACATTGCAGCGACCTAAGCTGCAAAAACGATTAAAGCAGTTGGAAATAGCTGCTGATTCTGTCATGTTAATTGTCCAGCAAGTGATGACAGTTGTCCGTATTGAGATATTAAAAGTTTCGGGTTTGCGTGACCCTAAAGATGCCATCATCGTCGCCTCAGCCGTTTCAGGTCATGCAGATTTAATTGCTACAGGTGATCAAGATTTATTAGTTTTAAGAAAGTTTTCTAGAATTCAGATTCTATCTCCCAAAGATTTTTTAGCGGAAAAATAG
- the cas1 gene encoding type I-MYXAN CRISPR-associated endonuclease Cas1, translating to MEPFSFSTVHESVPTLRVSALHAFAYCPRLFYLEEVEELYTQDAAVFAGRRLHVDLEKKEDEEWEDLFLENAELGLRGRVDALRSRDGQTIPYEHKRGRCHRDDNQQPQAWASDRLQILAYAYLIEMALGIPVQEGRIRYHADNTMVHVPLNEAGKADVREAIARARELSLSTHRPPVTENERMCARCSLSPVCLPEEARLAHDKEWQPVRLFPEDDDRLILHVLEPGTSVGKTGEQIKIKRRDQPDEKVAARQVGQVVLHSYSQISTQALYFCASQDIGVHFVSGGGRYLGSLDRRQGSIQRRIRQYGALSNPETCLALARRLVVCRGKGQRKFLMRGQRGMAEIPEKLVEAIAQMKAVLKQVTSAKSLESLLEFEGNLAALYFGALPELISEQVDTALRFKHRNRRPPKDRFNALLSFGYALLLKDVMNAVLVVGLEPALGFYHQPRTQAPPLALDLMEIFRVPLVDLPIMGSVNRGQWDVDADFTVRGEQVWLSDSGRRKFVSLYERRKEETWKHPMTGYSLTYRRLLELEVRLLEKEWSGEGGLFAQLILR from the coding sequence ATTGAACCATTTAGTTTTTCTACTGTTCACGAATCTGTTCCGACTCTTCGAGTCTCAGCACTTCATGCGTTTGCGTACTGTCCGCGTTTATTTTATCTCGAAGAGGTGGAGGAACTGTACACACAAGATGCTGCGGTATTTGCAGGGCGAAGGCTGCATGTAGATTTGGAGAAAAAAGAGGATGAGGAATGGGAAGATCTATTTTTGGAGAACGCTGAGCTAGGGCTGCGAGGACGAGTGGATGCATTACGATCGCGCGATGGACAAACAATTCCCTATGAGCATAAGCGCGGTCGTTGTCATCGCGATGACAATCAGCAGCCCCAGGCATGGGCAAGCGATCGCCTCCAAATTCTTGCCTATGCGTACTTGATTGAAATGGCGCTGGGCATTCCGGTTCAAGAAGGTCGGATTCGTTATCACGCAGATAATACGATGGTTCATGTGCCGTTGAATGAGGCAGGGAAGGCGGATGTGCGAGAGGCGATCGCGCGTGCAAGAGAACTTAGCTTATCCACTCATCGTCCACCTGTAACCGAGAATGAGCGGATGTGCGCGCGTTGTTCTCTGTCGCCTGTTTGTTTACCAGAGGAGGCTCGGTTAGCTCATGATAAGGAGTGGCAGCCTGTACGATTGTTTCCAGAAGATGACGATCGCTTAATTTTGCATGTGCTGGAACCAGGAACGAGTGTGGGTAAAACGGGGGAGCAAATTAAGATTAAGCGTCGAGATCAACCTGATGAAAAGGTGGCGGCTCGACAGGTCGGACAGGTCGTGCTTCATAGTTATTCGCAGATTTCGACTCAGGCGCTTTATTTTTGTGCATCTCAAGATATTGGGGTGCATTTTGTGTCAGGTGGAGGACGCTATTTAGGAAGTTTGGATCGTCGGCAAGGGAGCATTCAGCGGCGGATTCGGCAGTATGGGGCGTTGAGTAATCCGGAGACTTGTTTAGCTCTAGCACGACGGCTGGTCGTTTGCCGAGGAAAGGGTCAGCGGAAGTTTTTGATGCGGGGGCAGCGGGGAATGGCAGAGATTCCTGAGAAGCTGGTAGAGGCGATCGCTCAGATGAAAGCGGTGCTAAAGCAAGTGACGAGTGCAAAATCTCTGGAGTCCCTGTTGGAATTTGAGGGGAATTTAGCGGCACTGTATTTTGGGGCGCTGCCTGAACTGATTTCTGAACAAGTTGATACGGCACTGCGGTTTAAGCATCGGAATCGCCGTCCACCCAAAGATCGATTTAATGCGCTGTTGAGTTTTGGCTATGCGCTGTTGTTAAAAGATGTCATGAATGCAGTGTTGGTGGTGGGATTGGAGCCTGCCTTGGGCTTTTATCATCAGCCTCGGACGCAAGCGCCGCCGTTGGCGTTGGATTTGATGGAAATTTTTCGGGTGCCGTTGGTTGACTTGCCGATTATGGGTTCGGTGAATCGGGGGCAGTGGGACGTGGATGCGGATTTTACGGTGCGGGGTGAGCAAGTGTGGCTCAGTGACAGTGGGCGACGAAAGTTTGTAAGTTTGTATGAACGCCGCAAGGAGGAAACTTGGAAGCATCCGATGACGGGCTATTCGTTGACATATCGACGCTTGTTGGAATTAGAGGTGCGGTTATTGGAGAAAGAGTGGTCGGGGGAGGGGGGATTGTTTGCGCAGTTGATTTTGCGTTGA
- the cas5 gene encoding CRISPR-associated protein Cas5: protein MQLYLDCPCTSFPRSFARDFKETYRYPPPSTVYGLLLSLVGEVNMLAHAGVKLAIGIIGNDPPISRIVRKQRHHKFSVKHLGTYPSSQFSKPNHHELLTDVQFVVRIDSSNEAATVKLIERVAIALSTPEQITRFGGLSLGESWAMLNGVRRYRETDGMVRWLMKDRRGLVGLPVWINRQTTQGTFQRFSFNHDLTDDCWVSIVPPIEPEKPEKKKTKTESK, encoded by the coding sequence ATGCAGCTCTACTTGGATTGCCCCTGCACAAGCTTTCCTAGAAGCTTTGCACGAGACTTTAAGGAAACCTATCGCTATCCACCACCATCAACAGTTTATGGACTGCTGCTATCGCTCGTAGGCGAAGTGAATATGCTAGCTCATGCAGGGGTGAAGTTGGCGATCGGTATCATTGGTAATGATCCACCAATTTCTCGCATTGTTCGCAAGCAGCGTCATCATAAATTTAGTGTCAAGCATCTAGGAACCTACCCTTCTAGCCAGTTTTCTAAGCCAAATCATCATGAACTTCTAACGGACGTGCAATTTGTTGTACGTATCGATTCGAGTAATGAAGCTGCAACAGTGAAGTTGATAGAGCGAGTGGCGATCGCACTATCGACACCAGAACAAATTACTCGATTTGGGGGACTAAGTTTAGGGGAGTCTTGGGCGATGCTGAACGGAGTGCGACGCTATCGTGAAACAGATGGTATGGTTCGCTGGTTGATGAAGGATCGGCGTGGATTAGTTGGTTTACCCGTTTGGATTAATCGCCAAACAACACAGGGTACGTTTCAGCGATTTTCATTCAACCATGACCTGACTGATGATTGTTGGGTCAGTATTGTTCCACCCATTGAGCCTGAAAAACCTGAAAAGAAGAAAACAAAGACGGAGAGTAAGTAA
- the cas2 gene encoding CRISPR-associated endonuclease Cas2, with protein sequence MGESQNWYLICYDIRDPKRWRKAYKLLQGYGESVQLSIFRCRLTQRDREKLRWELEQILEVEDSLLLAGLCHRCVERVEKCNRPSAWVVNDVGYRLV encoded by the coding sequence ATGGGAGAGTCTCAGAACTGGTATTTGATTTGCTATGACATTCGCGATCCGAAGCGATGGAGGAAGGCTTATAAACTTTTACAGGGTTATGGAGAATCTGTACAATTGTCGATTTTTCGGTGTCGGTTGACTCAGCGCGATCGGGAGAAGTTGCGATGGGAGTTAGAGCAAATTTTGGAGGTGGAAGATAGTTTGTTGTTAGCAGGGTTATGTCATCGTTGTGTAGAGCGTGTAGAGAAGTGTAATCGTCCCAGTGCCTGGGTGGTCAATGATGTGGGGTATCGATTGGTTTAA